TCACGCTCGCTCTCAGAAAGTACTGGGGCTTCGGATGTTCCCTTATGCATTCCTTTTGCAGAAGAAGAATCTGCCGGAAGGTGAATCTGGAACAGAAATAAAACGGGGCGTGGAAGTGATCCATGCCCCGTAATCATGTCAGCTCGGTAAAAAGATCTGCCTGTTTCAGAAGCAGCAGCCGTCTCCGCAACCGCCACAGCAAAGCAGAAGAAGGATGATCCAGATACAACTGTTGTCGCCACAGCCACATCCGCAACCGTCTCCGTTGCGTCCCAGACCGCCACAGCAGATCAGAAGAAGGATGATCCACAGACAGGAATTATTTCCGCCCAGTGTACTTACGCCGGAATCACATCCGCAACCACAGTTTGTA
This window of the Mediterraneibacter butyricigenes genome carries:
- a CDS encoding chorion class high-cysteine HCB protein 13, coding for MSDLSATNCGCGCDSGVSTLGGNNSCLWIILLLICCGGLGRNGDGCGCGCGDNSCIWIILLLLCCGGCGDGCCF